A region of Lycium barbarum isolate Lr01 chromosome 3, ASM1917538v2, whole genome shotgun sequence DNA encodes the following proteins:
- the LOC132633672 gene encoding protein SMALL AUXIN UP-REGULATED RNA 12: protein MQTDTKMMDKKFLKACQNKWQKIGGKVIPSSACDKCCKWTMWPFLKEEKAIPRDVPKGHVVVYVGKYQKRFVIKITLLKHPLIKALLDQAQEVYDFTADSKLWIPCDENIFISVIRCATSPESRRISICF, encoded by the coding sequence ATGCAAACTGATACGAAAATGATGGACAAGAAGTTTCTCAAGGCATGCCAAAATAAATGGCAAAAGATAGGTGGCAAAGTCATACCTTCATCAGCGTGCGACAAATGTTGTAAATGGACTATGTGGCCTTTTCTAAAAGAAGAGAAGGCGATTCCAAGGGATGTTCCAAAAGGTCACGTCGTAGTTTATGTAGGGAAGTATCAAAAGAGGTTTGTAATCAAAATCACCTTGCTGAAGCACCCACTCATCAAGGCATTGCTAGATCAAGCTCAAGAAGTTTATGATTTCACTGCTGATTCGAAATTATGGATCCCTTGCGACGAAAACATCTTCATTAGTGTCATCAGATGTGCTACATCACCTGAAAGTCGACGCATCTCAATTTGCTTTTGA
- the LOC132630034 gene encoding uncharacterized protein LOC132630034, with protein MDHRQPPQINHQTTTSILKQSTTTFLSNTLLFFFLSTLILTFHSNLQNGTHYITSLIDHNPSLKSLLSHINLNSNSPDPKSLNSGRNYQNQNQQNRRPFLHLSRVGTLDDDFFSSDSDFEKSLFYPSSKQNPNFTYLVLDPNLGFSGQENKIIDNGVFWNQVVRNGFISFKEKTTNNNNENENENENEKGVVDLQFLIKGIENNDATSLLFLVSLLSGAYAYVVLAFLVTYTWVHGIVFLQVLDNVLGNYRSVFRTAWEGSNLGLRRLSGFVLMRWAVRDALAQLLGIWFFGEIEDQYAFFKVFVRMKLMPFSDVAPWVKGYEKESFCFVVSWFLVELVVGFVFAVDSWVSIVDSRKSGREVVKEGCHLLGIMVYPAIGIKCWEVLICGWCTRWVLGRLFGEVFALAFQSVMEVYFMVAWLTFYLAARYNDASSVGRTFGRRELEGFLEGVR; from the coding sequence ATGGACCACCGTCAACCACCACAAATAAACCACCAAACAACAACCTCAATCCTCAAACAATCAACCACAACATTTCTCTCAAACACCCTCttattcttcttcctttccaCTTTAATCCTCACTTTTCATTCCAATCTCCAAAACGGTACCCATTACATCACTTCCTTAATCGATCACAACCCTTCTTTAAAATCCCTCTTATCTCACATTAACCTAAATTCCAATTCACCTGACCCGAAATCCCTCAATTCGGGTCGAAattatcaaaatcaaaatcaacaaAATCGACGCCCTTTTCTTCATTTATCTCGTGTTGGAACCCTAGATGATGATTTCTTTTCTAGTGATTCTGATTTTGAGAAATCACTGTTTTACCCTTCTAGTAAACAAAACCCTAATTTTACATACCTAGTTCTTGACCCGAATTTAGGGTTTTCGGGTCAAGAAAATAAAATCATTGATAATGGGGTTTTTTGGAATCAAGTTGTTAGAAATGGGTTTATTTCTTTCAAGGAGAAaacaacaaataataataatgagaatgaaaatgaaaatgaaaatgaaaagggTGTTGTTGATTTGCAATTCTTGATAAAGGGTATTGAAAATAATGATGCCACGTCATTGTTGTTTCTTGTTAGTTTGTTATCTGGTGCTTATGCTTATGTTGTGTTAGCTTTTTTGGTTACTTATACTTGGGTACATGGGATTGTGTTCTTGCAAGTGTTGGATAATGTGTTAGGGAATTATCGGTCGGTTTTTAGGACTGCTTGGGAAGGTTCTAATTTGGGTTTAAGGAGGTTATCGGGGTTTGTTTTGATGAGGTGGGCGGTAAGGGATGCGTTAGCTCAATTATTGGGTATTTGGTTTTTTGGAGAAATCGAGGATCAATATGCGTTTTTTAAGGTTTTCGTTAGGATGAAATTGATGCCCTTTTCGGATGTTGCACCGTGGGTTAAAGGGTATGAGAAGGAGAGTTTTTGTTTTGTCGTGTCATGGTTTTTGGTGGAGTTGGTAGTGGGGTTTGTTTTTGCGGTTGATTCTTGGGTTTCGATTGTTGATTCGAGGAAAAGTGGTAGGGAGGTTGTTAAAGAAGGGTGTCATTTGTTGGGTATTATGGTGTATCCTGCTATAGGAATTAAATGTTGGGAAGTTTTGATTTGTGGATGGTGTACGAGATGGGTATTGGGTCGATTATTTGGAGAAGTGTTTGCATTGGCGTTTCAGTCTGTTATGGAAGTTTATTTCATGGTAGCTTGGTTAACATTTTACTTGGCTGCAAGGTATAATGATGCTTCCTCAGTTGGGAGGACATTTGGTCGAAGAGAATTGGAAGGCTTTCTCGAGGGCGTTAGATGA